AGCCAGAAATCGCGCCAGCTGCTTGGGTAGCTGCGCATCGACGATTACGCGCAGCGGCGAGGTTTGGCTCACGAAGCCAGCCGGTAGATAGAGCGTACCTGCACAATATCAGCCGCATACGCCTGGCAGGCGCGCAGGTCTTCAGCTTCCAGGTCTTCGTAGTCGGCCAGGATTTCAGCCTCGCTCATGCCCGAGGCCAAGTATTCGAGCACGTTTTGCACCGGGTAGCGCAGGCCGCGCACCGTGGGCTGGCCGTGGCAAATGTTGGGGTCGATGGTGATGCGCGGGTGGGCCG
The genomic region above belongs to Hymenobacter psoromatis and contains:
- a CDS encoding DUF433 domain-containing protein, coding for MEAPVSAAHPRITIDPNICHGQPTVRGLRYPVQNVLEYLASGMSEAEILADYEDLEAEDLRACQAYAADIVQVRSIYRLAS